The Trueperaceae bacterium genome has a segment encoding these proteins:
- a CDS encoding carbohydrate kinase family protein: MADLLVVGDATVDQMYFVDAVPEPGGETTATRAVMEPGGAGGTLATALARLGHDVRIATRVGTGPFSELALANVRAAGVSSDLIQVDDDRQTSSVTILVTPDTQRTMVTAVGASRELDASALSEATFEGLDGLVMSAYSLVGGPQRDYAVKALEMAAAAGATTFVDMGTGAVNALQGRLIGLVRKVDHLLMNEKELFALTGTSSISEAVSGLAGHGIDHLVVKVGEMGSIVITPDRSELVDPYEIEGVVDTTGAGDYYTAAFAHATVLGYDLLEAAAFGNVAGAWNTTEIGAQRRDLDAATLRREARALALPDG, encoded by the coding sequence ATGGCTGACCTCCTCGTCGTCGGGGACGCGACCGTCGACCAAATGTACTTCGTGGACGCGGTCCCCGAGCCGGGCGGCGAGACCACCGCGACGCGGGCCGTCATGGAGCCCGGCGGGGCCGGCGGCACCCTGGCGACCGCCCTCGCGCGGTTGGGGCACGACGTGCGCATCGCGACGCGCGTCGGGACCGGGCCGTTCTCCGAGCTGGCACTCGCGAACGTCCGCGCCGCGGGGGTGTCGAGCGACCTGATCCAGGTCGACGACGACCGTCAAACCAGTAGCGTCACGATCCTCGTCACCCCGGACACGCAACGCACGATGGTGACGGCGGTCGGCGCCAGCCGCGAGCTCGACGCCAGCGCGTTGAGCGAAGCGACGTTCGAGGGGCTCGACGGCCTGGTCATGAGCGCCTACAGCCTCGTCGGGGGACCGCAGCGCGACTACGCCGTCAAGGCGCTCGAGATGGCGGCGGCGGCGGGCGCCACGACGTTCGTCGACATGGGGACCGGGGCGGTGAACGCCCTCCAGGGCCGCCTCATCGGCCTGGTACGCAAGGTCGACCACCTGCTCATGAACGAAAAGGAACTGTTCGCCCTCACCGGCACGTCCAGCATCTCCGAGGCGGTGTCGGGCCTCGCGGGGCACGGCATCGACCACCTCGTGGTGAAGGTCGGCGAGATGGGCTCGATCGTCATCACGCCCGACCGCTCGGAGCTCGTGGATCCGTACGAGATCGAGGGGGTCGTCGACACGACCGGCGCGGGCGACTACTACACCGCCGCCTTCGCGCACGCGACGGTCCTGGGGTACGACCTCCTCGAGGCGGCGGCGTTCGGGAACGTCGCGGGGGCGTGGAACACGACCGAGATCGGGGCGCAACGCCGCGACCTCGACGCCGCGACGTTGCGTCGCGAAGCGCGCGCGTTGGCGTTGCCGGACGGGTGA
- a CDS encoding ABC transporter transmembrane domain-containing protein: MRPRSDAPPSGGRVDLAHLRRLAAFLAPHRAALAAALAATFLASGVQIAFPLLARDLFNTAFAGDAPAAGGPAPGRIAAILLGLFALQAAFNFVRVYLLGRIGERVVATLRTTVFDHLMGLAPAFFLRRKTGEITSRLTSDVATVQGLVSTALAQAVNQGVTLLGGAAALLVVNARLTVVMLAVLPPVILAGAFFARRLRRLSRDFQDRVADANADAEEAIANVRVVQASVAEDVERARYAGGVDAAWRLALRRVAVRAVFVPTVILAMSAAVTLVFWVGGREVLAGTLAPGDLVAFLLLTLFVAGAVASFTGLFAQIQEGLGASRRIFDLLDEPSDLPAPAAPVSLPRGVPEVRYEDVWFRYGPALARPSDAVDGAADGAADGAADGAADDDPWVLRGVSLTLAPGEVVALVGPSGAGKSTLASLLPRFFDPQYGSVRLGGVDVRDAAPSDVRGMVGLVPQEVQLFSGSVRENVRYARPDATAGDVREALVAARADGFVDALPQGLDTVVGERGLRLSGGQRQRIAIARALLEDPAVLVLDEATSSLDAESEAAIQAALDVLMRGRTSLVIAHRLSTIRGADRIAVVDDGRLVQLGPHDALVARTGLYRTLFETQFRTDPRDGAEAGADLNPAGSPRG, encoded by the coding sequence ATGCGCCCCCGCAGCGACGCGCCGCCGTCCGGCGGCCGGGTCGACCTCGCCCACCTGCGCCGCCTCGCGGCGTTCCTCGCGCCCCACCGCGCCGCCCTCGCCGCCGCCCTCGCCGCGACCTTCCTCGCGAGCGGCGTGCAGATCGCCTTCCCGCTGCTCGCCCGCGACCTGTTCAACACCGCGTTCGCCGGCGACGCCCCCGCGGCCGGCGGGCCCGCCCCCGGCCGCATCGCCGCGATCCTGCTCGGCCTGTTCGCCCTGCAGGCCGCCTTCAACTTCGTTCGCGTCTACCTCCTCGGACGCATCGGGGAGCGCGTCGTCGCGACGCTGCGCACGACCGTCTTCGACCACCTCATGGGGTTGGCGCCGGCGTTCTTTCTGCGCCGCAAGACCGGCGAGATCACCAGCCGCCTCACCAGCGACGTCGCGACGGTGCAGGGCCTCGTCTCCACCGCCCTCGCGCAGGCGGTGAACCAGGGCGTCACCCTGCTCGGGGGGGCGGCCGCCCTGCTCGTCGTCAACGCCCGCCTGACGGTCGTCATGCTCGCGGTCCTGCCCCCCGTCATCCTCGCCGGCGCCTTCTTCGCGCGGCGCCTCCGGCGCCTCTCCCGCGACTTCCAGGACCGCGTCGCGGACGCCAACGCCGACGCCGAGGAGGCGATCGCCAACGTCCGCGTCGTGCAGGCGTCCGTCGCCGAGGACGTCGAGCGGGCGCGCTACGCCGGCGGCGTGGACGCCGCCTGGCGCCTCGCCCTGCGCCGCGTCGCGGTGCGCGCCGTGTTCGTCCCCACCGTCATCCTCGCGATGTCGGCCGCCGTGACGCTCGTGTTCTGGGTCGGGGGACGCGAGGTACTCGCCGGCACCCTCGCGCCCGGCGACCTGGTCGCATTCTTGTTGCTCACCCTGTTCGTCGCCGGCGCCGTCGCGAGCTTCACGGGGTTGTTCGCGCAGATCCAGGAGGGGCTCGGCGCGTCGCGGCGCATCTTCGACCTGCTCGACGAACCCAGCGACCTGCCCGCCCCCGCCGCCCCGGTGTCCCTCCCCCGCGGCGTGCCCGAGGTCCGCTACGAGGACGTCTGGTTCCGCTACGGGCCCGCCCTCGCGCGGCCGAGCGACGCGGTGGACGGTGCGGCGGACGGTGCGGCGGACGGTGCGGCGGACGGCGCCGCGGACGACGACCCGTGGGTCCTGCGCGGCGTGTCGCTCACCCTCGCCCCGGGCGAGGTCGTCGCCCTCGTGGGGCCGTCCGGGGCCGGCAAGAGCACCCTCGCATCGCTCCTCCCCCGCTTCTTCGATCCGCAGTACGGCTCCGTGCGGCTGGGCGGCGTCGACGTGCGCGACGCCGCCCCGAGCGACGTCCGCGGCATGGTGGGGTTGGTGCCGCAGGAGGTGCAGCTGTTCTCCGGCAGCGTCCGCGAGAACGTGCGCTACGCCCGCCCCGACGCGACCGCCGGCGACGTCCGCGAGGCGCTCGTCGCGGCCCGCGCCGACGGCTTCGTCGACGCGCTGCCGCAGGGCCTCGACACCGTCGTCGGGGAGCGCGGGCTGCGGCTGTCCGGCGGGCAACGCCAACGCATCGCCATCGCCCGCGCGTTGCTCGAGGACCCCGCCGTCCTCGTGCTCGACGAGGCGACCTCCAGCCTGGACGCGGAGTCGGAGGCCGCCATCCAGGCGGCCCTCGACGTGCTCATGCGCGGACGCACGAGCCTCGTGATCGCGCACCGCCTCTCCACCATCCGCGGAGCCGACCGGATCGCCGTCGTCGACGACGGCCGCCTGGTGCAGCTCGGGCCGCACGACGCCCTCGTCGCGCGGACGGGGCTCTACCGGACGCTGTTCGAGACGCAGTTCCGGACCGACCCCCGCGACGGGGCGGAGGCCGGCGCGGACCTCAATCCAGCAGGGTCGCCTCGAGGCTGA
- a CDS encoding MBL fold metallo-hydrolase, whose amino-acid sequence MSAGGERRLASGLWQRALPSDTLPPFDATWSGLITYGGRGLLIDPGFRDPADADALLAWAAARGATDVDRVALTHTHPDHVAGLPALLARLGDVPVHVHPAEADRLPSGVRAVPTGDARALPLAGRRVRALHTPGHAPGHLAFAVETDAAEEADANGALLVGDLLTGRGGAWVGTPHGDVDAYLASLARIRARGPRILGPAHGDAIDDPAAALDAAAAHRRARLEAIVRTLAEPTTLDALQATLYGAVPPDAERFVRGALLASLASLLRARRIAHVGEDEAGPYVAMPGA is encoded by the coding sequence GTGAGCGCGGGAGGTGAGCGCCGCCTCGCGAGCGGCCTCTGGCAGCGCGCCCTCCCGAGCGACACCCTCCCCCCCTTCGACGCGACCTGGTCCGGCCTGATCACGTACGGCGGGCGCGGCCTGCTGATCGATCCCGGCTTCCGCGACCCCGCCGACGCCGACGCGTTGCTGGCGTGGGCGGCGGCGCGCGGCGCGACCGACGTCGACCGCGTCGCCCTCACGCACACGCACCCCGACCACGTCGCCGGCCTCCCTGCGCTGCTCGCGCGGCTCGGGGACGTCCCGGTCCACGTCCACCCGGCCGAAGCGGACCGCCTGCCCTCGGGCGTGCGGGCGGTCCCCACGGGGGACGCGCGGGCGCTGCCGCTCGCCGGGCGCCGCGTCCGGGCCCTGCACACGCCCGGGCACGCGCCCGGCCACCTGGCGTTCGCCGTCGAGACCGACGCGGCGGAGGAGGCGGACGCGAACGGCGCGCTGTTGGTCGGCGACCTGTTGACGGGGCGCGGTGGCGCCTGGGTGGGGACCCCGCACGGGGACGTCGACGCCTACCTGGCGAGCCTCGCGCGGATCCGGGCGCGCGGCCCCCGGATCCTGGGGCCGGCGCACGGCGACGCGATCGACGATCCCGCCGCCGCGCTCGACGCGGCGGCGGCGCACCGTCGGGCGCGCCTCGAAGCGATCGTGCGCACCCTCGCGGAGCCGACGACGTTGGACGCCCTGCAGGCGACCCTGTACGGGGCGGTGCCGCCCGACGCGGAGCGCTTCGTACGCGGGGCGTTGCTGGCGTCGCTCGCGTCGCTGCTGCGCGCCCGCCGGATCGCGCACGTCGGGGAGGACGAGGCGGGTCCGTACGTCGCGATGCCGGGCGCCTGA
- a CDS encoding CarD family transcriptional regulator — translation MNFEVGDAVVYPAQGAGTVLDVETRDVLGERHTYLKIGFVRGGMEMLVPLAKVEAVGLRAAVDASELARLEDVLLREETRLPNAWPPRHRAEREILDGGDAYALARLVGTLTHRDREKGLASTERDLLEAAKARLVGEFAVASGASLDEAAARLDAVLARREA, via the coding sequence GTGAACTTCGAGGTCGGCGACGCCGTCGTGTACCCCGCGCAAGGCGCCGGCACGGTCCTGGACGTCGAGACCCGCGACGTGCTCGGCGAGCGCCACACGTATCTGAAGATCGGGTTCGTCCGGGGCGGCATGGAGATGCTCGTGCCCCTCGCGAAGGTCGAGGCGGTGGGGCTGCGCGCCGCCGTGGACGCCAGCGAACTCGCGCGCCTCGAGGACGTCCTGCTGCGCGAAGAGACGCGCCTCCCGAACGCCTGGCCGCCGCGCCACCGCGCCGAACGCGAGATCCTCGACGGCGGCGACGCCTACGCCCTGGCGCGCCTCGTGGGGACCCTGACGCACCGCGACCGCGAGAAGGGGCTCGCCTCCACCGAACGCGACCTGCTCGAGGCCGCCAAGGCCCGCCTCGTCGGGGAGTTCGCGGTCGCGTCCGGGGCGTCCCTCGACGAGGCCGCCGCCCGCCTCGACGCGGTGCTCGCCCGCCGCGAGGCGTGA
- a CDS encoding homoserine dehydrogenase, whose protein sequence is MTRVHDGPVRVGLLGFGTVGSALADLLAARSDLELGPVAVRDLDKPRRLADPRRHLTTDPQAVIDGADVVVEVMGGVDVATDAMLAALAAGRPVVTANKAALAERWEAFRPALEAGTLHLEAAVMAGTPAVGPVAGALRGSAPSELHAILNGTATFVLRRLEAGVAYDAAVREAQALGYAEADPTLDVGGIDAAHKLAILARLTVDPDLAWPRVRAATRGIDALTPAVVQEAMEDGGQVQLVGSLVHEAGAWAARVRPVYLPAGHPLAGRAGAALLYRGAGGEVLLTGPGAGGPETASAVLSDVLAAAAGRPGPAPLDAPAPAPTTPRLEDLGEIDPA, encoded by the coding sequence ATGACGCGCGTGCACGACGGCCCCGTCCGCGTCGGGCTGCTGGGCTTCGGGACGGTCGGAAGCGCCCTCGCCGACCTGCTGGCCGCCCGCTCCGACCTCGAGCTCGGTCCGGTCGCGGTCCGCGACCTCGACAAGCCCCGCCGCCTCGCCGACCCCCGGCGCCACCTCACGACCGACCCGCAGGCGGTCATCGACGGCGCGGACGTCGTCGTCGAGGTCATGGGGGGCGTCGACGTCGCGACCGACGCGATGCTCGCCGCCCTCGCCGCCGGCCGGCCGGTCGTGACGGCCAACAAGGCGGCGCTCGCCGAACGCTGGGAGGCGTTCCGGCCCGCCCTGGAGGCGGGCACGCTGCACCTGGAGGCGGCCGTCATGGCGGGCACGCCCGCCGTCGGGCCGGTCGCCGGCGCCCTGCGCGGGTCCGCCCCCAGCGAACTGCACGCGATCCTCAACGGCACGGCCACCTTCGTCCTGCGGCGCCTCGAGGCGGGCGTCGCGTACGACGCGGCGGTGCGCGAAGCGCAGGCGCTCGGCTACGCCGAAGCGGACCCGACGCTGGACGTCGGCGGCATCGACGCCGCGCACAAGTTGGCGATCCTGGCCCGCCTCACGGTCGATCCGGACCTCGCCTGGCCTCGGGTGCGGGCCGCCACCCGCGGCATCGACGCGCTCACGCCCGCCGTCGTGCAGGAGGCGATGGAGGACGGCGGCCAGGTGCAGCTCGTCGGCAGCCTCGTGCACGAGGCGGGGGCCTGGGCGGCCCGCGTCCGGCCGGTCTACCTGCCCGCCGGACACCCCCTCGCGGGGCGCGCCGGCGCGGCGCTTTTGTACCGCGGGGCGGGCGGCGAGGTGCTCCTCACCGGGCCCGGCGCCGGCGGCCCGGAGACGGCGTCCGCCGTCCTGAGCGACGTGCTCGCCGCCGCCGCGGGTCGGCCCGGGCCCGCGCCGCTCGACGCGCCCGCCCCCGCCCCGACCACCCCCCGCCTCGAGGACCTCGGGGAGATCGACCCGGCGTGA
- a CDS encoding OsmC family peroxiredoxin yields MPIRSGRATWRGDLKSGHGRVDVESGTFDADYSFPSRFEAGEGTNPEELLGAAHAACFAMALSNLMAGEGHSPERVSAEARVHLSTDGGAHLERIELVCEAEVPDLDADAFRGYAERAKESCPVSKALAATPISLEATLLD; encoded by the coding sequence ATGCCGATCCGCAGCGGCCGCGCCACCTGGCGCGGCGACCTGAAGTCCGGACACGGACGCGTCGACGTCGAGAGCGGCACGTTCGACGCCGACTACTCGTTCCCCTCGCGCTTCGAGGCCGGGGAGGGCACCAACCCCGAGGAGCTCCTCGGGGCGGCGCATGCCGCCTGCTTCGCGATGGCGCTCAGCAACCTGATGGCGGGGGAGGGGCATTCCCCGGAGCGCGTCTCCGCGGAGGCGCGGGTGCACCTGAGCACCGACGGTGGGGCGCACCTGGAGCGCATCGAGCTGGTGTGCGAGGCGGAGGTGCCCGACCTCGACGCCGACGCCTTCCGCGGCTACGCCGAACGGGCGAAGGAAAGCTGCCCGGTCAGCAAGGCGTTGGCGGCGACGCCGATCAGCCTCGAGGCGACCCTGCTGGATTGA
- the rsmA gene encoding 16S rRNA (adenine(1518)-N(6)/adenine(1519)-N(6))-dimethyltransferase RsmA, with protein MSRPDLGSARDVRALLARHGLSPDKRYGQNFLVDRAALRAVADAADPPPGTHVLEVGPGLGALTAELAARDVHVLALELDARLLPALEEVVGDAPNVEVRRADAVAFDHATMPEGAHLIANLPYQVATAVLAAALASGRYARIAVLVQREVAERIVAAPGEPNFGAFSLLCRHYAEARIVRDVAPGAFLPPPKVTSSILRLDPRPGVGPDPATFALVRAGFRHRRKTLRKNLVAAGLDGAAVDAALAAEGLDAQVRAEVLDLATWRTFAGRLPPLEAADGTAPGGA; from the coding sequence GTGAGCCGACCCGACCTGGGCTCCGCCCGCGACGTTCGGGCGCTCCTCGCCCGCCACGGGCTGTCGCCCGACAAACGCTACGGCCAGAACTTCCTCGTCGACCGCGCCGCGCTGCGCGCCGTCGCGGACGCCGCGGATCCCCCGCCCGGCACGCACGTCCTCGAGGTCGGGCCCGGGCTCGGCGCGTTGACGGCGGAGCTCGCCGCACGCGACGTGCACGTCCTCGCCCTCGAGCTCGACGCGCGGCTCCTGCCCGCCCTCGAGGAGGTCGTCGGGGACGCGCCGAACGTCGAGGTGCGCCGCGCCGACGCGGTCGCCTTCGATCACGCCACGATGCCGGAGGGGGCGCACCTGATCGCCAACCTCCCCTACCAGGTCGCGACCGCCGTCCTCGCCGCGGCGTTGGCGTCGGGCCGCTACGCCCGCATCGCGGTGCTCGTCCAGCGCGAGGTGGCCGAACGGATCGTGGCGGCCCCGGGCGAGCCGAACTTCGGGGCGTTCAGCCTGCTGTGTCGCCACTACGCCGAGGCGCGCATCGTGCGCGACGTCGCGCCCGGCGCGTTCCTGCCGCCCCCGAAGGTGACGAGCTCGATCCTGCGTCTCGACCCGCGGCCCGGCGTCGGGCCCGACCCCGCGACGTTCGCGTTGGTGCGGGCCGGCTTCCGGCACCGCCGCAAGACCCTCCGCAAGAACCTGGTGGCGGCGGGCCTGGACGGCGCCGCGGTCGACGCCGCCCTGGCGGCCGAGGGGCTCGACGCGCAGGTGCGCGCCGAGGTGCTCGACCTGGCCACCTGGCGGACGTTCGCCGGGCGTCTGCCGCCGCTCGAGGCGGCGGACGGCACGGCGCCGGGGGGCGCCTGA
- the thrC gene encoding threonine synthase translates to MNGGPLAPRSGPVPPGGVPVRSTRAPDGPDVPLDDALLRGLAPDGGLYLPTVVPPLPDGWADAPSFADLAAGMLAPWWGDDADAVAPLVRDATAFPVPLVPLGGNRWLVELFHGPTLSFKDVGARTMARLAGRALARRGATATVLVATSGDTGSAVADGFAGIPGVRVALLYPRGRVSDVQERQLVAARPGVRAFAVDGDFDACQRLVKEAFVDPALADAHLTSANSINVGRLLPQATYYAWAVAQLRRAHGVDAAPWVVVPSGNLGNLTGGRIAAAAGVPVAGWLAAHNANAFLPDVLAGRRAKDDRPATVATRANAMDVGAPSNFERLDAWFGDALPRTLHATTSDDAATLARMATTYDADGEVVCPHTAVGLEGLARLRAAHPELRDAPTLVLATAHPAKFPTAVRDAIGVTPDEPDALARLRDAPRRVEPLAPTLDALRDALLHGAWPDA, encoded by the coding sequence GTGAACGGCGGGCCGCTCGCCCCCCGCTCGGGGCCGGTGCCGCCGGGCGGCGTGCCGGTCCGCAGCACCCGCGCGCCGGACGGGCCCGACGTGCCCCTCGACGACGCCCTCCTGCGCGGCCTCGCGCCGGACGGAGGGCTGTACCTCCCCACCGTCGTGCCGCCCCTCCCCGACGGGTGGGCGGACGCGCCGTCGTTCGCGGACCTCGCGGCGGGCATGCTGGCGCCCTGGTGGGGCGACGACGCCGACGCCGTCGCGCCGCTCGTGCGCGACGCGACGGCCTTCCCCGTGCCCCTCGTCCCGCTCGGGGGGAACCGCTGGCTGGTCGAGCTGTTTCACGGCCCCACCCTGTCGTTCAAGGACGTCGGGGCGCGCACCATGGCGCGCCTCGCGGGGCGGGCCCTGGCCCGGCGCGGCGCCACCGCGACGGTGCTCGTCGCCACCAGCGGCGACACCGGATCCGCCGTCGCCGACGGCTTCGCCGGCATCCCCGGCGTACGCGTCGCACTGCTCTACCCCCGGGGTCGGGTCAGCGACGTGCAGGAACGCCAGCTGGTGGCCGCCCGGCCCGGCGTGCGCGCGTTCGCCGTCGACGGCGACTTCGACGCCTGCCAGCGCCTCGTCAAGGAGGCGTTCGTCGACCCCGCCCTCGCCGACGCCCACCTCACGAGCGCGAACTCCATCAACGTCGGTCGCCTCCTGCCGCAAGCGACGTACTACGCGTGGGCGGTCGCGCAGCTGCGCCGCGCGCACGGCGTGGACGCCGCCCCCTGGGTGGTGGTGCCGTCGGGGAACCTCGGGAACCTCACCGGCGGGCGGATCGCCGCGGCGGCCGGCGTCCCGGTCGCCGGTTGGCTCGCGGCGCACAACGCCAACGCCTTCCTGCCCGACGTGCTCGCCGGGCGGCGCGCGAAGGACGACCGCCCCGCCACCGTCGCGACGCGCGCCAACGCGATGGACGTCGGCGCCCCCAGCAACTTCGAGCGGCTCGACGCGTGGTTCGGGGACGCGTTGCCCCGCACCCTCCACGCCACCACCAGCGACGACGCCGCGACCCTCGCGCGCATGGCCACGACGTACGACGCGGACGGCGAGGTCGTCTGTCCCCACACCGCCGTCGGCCTCGAGGGCCTCGCGCGCCTCCGGGCCGCCCACCCGGAGCTGCGCGACGCGCCCACCCTCGTCCTCGCGACGGCGCACCCCGCGAAGTTCCCGACTGCGGTACGCGACGCGATCGGCGTCACGCCGGACGAACCCGACGCGTTGGCCCGGTTGCGCGACGCCCCCCGCCGCGTGGAGCCGCTCGCCCCGACGCTCGATGCGCTGCGCGACGCGCTCCTGCACGGCGCTTGGCCCGACGCCTGA
- a CDS encoding ABC transporter substrate-binding protein, whose translation MITSTLRRILLALGVVGLLGSAVAQDLVFPIGEDDRFDWASLERFEALDLTGQTIEVFGPWLTVDEELVNSVFAYFEHATGAEIEYAGSDSFEQQIVIDVQAGSPPDLAVFPQPGLAADLASQGALEPLGASLEQWTRENYAAGDSWVDLGTYAGEDGEEDFYGFFYKVDVKSLVWYSPDNFADAGYEIPETMEELIALSDQIVADGGTPWCIGLGSGDATGWPATDWVEDIMLRTQEPSVYDQWVEHAIPFDDPRVVNAIQTFGSFAKNDAWVQGGAQGVASTDFRDSPQGLFDVPPGCYMHRQASFIPSFFPEDAELGLDVDFFYFPPFEAEDLGRPVLGAGTVWGMTDENPAARELLDFLTTPLAHEIWMAQSGFLTPHSGVNLDAYANDTLRGQGEILRNATTFRFDASDLMPGAIGAGAFWTGMVDYVGGESAEEAAAGIEEAWQSLE comes from the coding sequence ATGATCACATCCACCCTCCGCCGCATTCTTCTCGCGCTCGGGGTCGTGGGCCTGCTCGGGTCCGCCGTCGCGCAGGACCTCGTCTTCCCGATCGGCGAGGACGACCGGTTCGACTGGGCCAGTCTGGAGCGCTTCGAGGCGCTGGACCTGACCGGGCAGACGATCGAGGTCTTCGGCCCCTGGCTGACGGTCGACGAGGAGCTCGTCAACAGCGTCTTCGCCTACTTCGAGCACGCGACCGGCGCCGAGATCGAGTACGCCGGCAGCGACAGCTTCGAGCAACAGATCGTGATCGACGTGCAGGCCGGCAGTCCGCCCGACCTGGCGGTCTTCCCGCAGCCGGGCCTGGCCGCCGACCTGGCGTCGCAGGGCGCCCTCGAGCCGCTCGGGGCGTCGCTGGAGCAGTGGACGCGCGAGAACTACGCCGCCGGCGACTCCTGGGTCGATCTCGGCACGTACGCCGGGGAGGACGGGGAAGAGGACTTCTACGGCTTCTTCTACAAGGTCGATGTCAAGAGCCTCGTCTGGTACTCCCCCGACAACTTCGCGGACGCCGGCTACGAGATCCCCGAAACCATGGAGGAACTCATCGCCCTGAGCGACCAGATCGTCGCGGACGGCGGGACGCCGTGGTGCATCGGTCTGGGGTCGGGCGACGCGACCGGCTGGCCGGCGACCGACTGGGTCGAGGACATCATGCTCCGGACGCAGGAGCCGAGCGTGTACGACCAGTGGGTCGAGCACGCCATCCCGTTCGACGACCCGCGCGTCGTGAACGCGATTCAGACCTTCGGGTCGTTCGCGAAGAACGACGCGTGGGTGCAGGGCGGCGCGCAGGGCGTCGCGTCGACCGACTTCCGCGACAGCCCGCAGGGCCTGTTCGACGTCCCGCCCGGGTGCTACATGCACCGCCAGGCGAGCTTCATCCCGTCGTTCTTCCCCGAGGACGCCGAGCTCGGGCTGGACGTGGACTTCTTCTACTTCCCGCCGTTCGAGGCGGAAGACCTCGGGCGTCCCGTTCTCGGGGCCGGCACGGTCTGGGGCATGACGGACGAGAACCCGGCCGCGCGCGAGCTTCTGGACTTCCTCACGACGCCGCTGGCGCACGAGATCTGGATGGCGCAGTCCGGCTTCCTCACGCCGCACTCCGGGGTGAACCTCGACGCGTACGCGAACGATACGCTGCGCGGCCAGGGCGAGATCCTGCGCAACGCCACGACGTTCCGCTTCGACGCCTCCGACCTGATGCCGGGCGCGATCGGTGCGGGCGCCTTCTGGACCGGCATGGTGGACTACGTCGGCGGCGAAAGCGCCGAAGAGGCGGCCGCCGGCATCGAAGAGGCGTGGCAGTCGCTCGAGTGA
- the ychF gene encoding redox-regulated ATPase YchF → MLGIGIVGLPNVGKSTLFNAITKAGVEAANYPFATIDKNVGVVPVPDPRLAALAELHRRDGALPPIHPTTVEFVDIAGLVKGASQGEGLGNQFLANIREVAAIAHVVRCFEDDDVVHVAGRVDPLADVDVIDTELALADLAALEKRAEKLRRSAKGNPDDAALLALVERLREGLDAGVPVRAQGEDLPPDLPLLTAKPVIYVANVAEEDVAGGNAHVDAVRERAAREGAEVVVVSARIEAELAELDAEEAEAFLTELGVERSGLERLIETGYRTLNLITFFTAGEKEVRAWTVPDGALAPEAAGTIHSDMERGFIRAETVGWDVLVEAGSIAGARAAGKLRTEGKSYRVVDGDVMHVLFSV, encoded by the coding sequence ATGCTGGGAATCGGGATCGTCGGCCTACCGAACGTCGGCAAGAGCACGTTGTTCAACGCCATCACGAAGGCGGGCGTGGAGGCCGCCAACTACCCGTTCGCGACGATCGACAAGAACGTCGGGGTGGTGCCGGTCCCGGATCCGCGCCTCGCGGCGCTGGCGGAGCTCCACCGCCGCGACGGGGCGTTGCCGCCGATCCACCCCACCACCGTCGAGTTCGTCGACATCGCGGGGCTGGTGAAGGGCGCGTCGCAGGGCGAGGGGCTCGGCAACCAGTTCCTCGCGAACATTCGCGAGGTCGCCGCGATCGCGCACGTCGTGCGCTGCTTCGAGGACGACGACGTCGTCCACGTCGCGGGCCGCGTCGACCCGCTCGCCGACGTCGACGTGATCGACACCGAACTCGCGCTCGCCGACCTGGCGGCGCTCGAGAAACGCGCGGAGAAACTGCGCCGCAGCGCCAAGGGCAACCCCGACGACGCCGCCCTCCTGGCCCTCGTCGAACGCCTCCGGGAGGGGCTCGACGCCGGTGTCCCGGTCCGGGCGCAGGGCGAGGATCTGCCCCCCGACCTGCCGCTGTTGACGGCGAAGCCGGTGATCTACGTCGCCAACGTCGCGGAGGAGGACGTGGCGGGCGGCAACGCCCACGTCGACGCCGTCCGCGAGCGCGCCGCCCGCGAGGGGGCGGAGGTCGTCGTCGTGTCGGCCCGCATCGAGGCGGAGCTCGCCGAGCTCGACGCGGAGGAGGCGGAGGCGTTCCTGACGGAGTTGGGGGTGGAGCGCTCGGGCCTCGAGCGGCTGATCGAGACCGGCTACCGCACGCTGAACCTGATCACGTTCTTCACCGCCGGCGAGAAGGAGGTGCGGGCGTGGACGGTCCCCGACGGCGCGCTCGCGCCCGAAGCGGCGGGCACCATCCACAGCGACATGGAGCGCGGCTTCATCCGCGCCGAGACCGTCGGGTGGGACGTGCTGGTCGAGGCCGGCTCGATCGCCGGGGCGCGCGCCGCGGGGAAACTCCGCACCGAAGGCAAGAGCTACCGCGTCGTCGACGGCGACGTGATGCACGTCCTGTTCTCCGTCTGA